In Numenius arquata chromosome 1, bNumArq3.hap1.1, whole genome shotgun sequence, the DNA window AACAGGGCTGGCTGCTTCCTTTGGCTCCGACCAGGTAAAACCaagaaagggcaagaagaaatGATGCTGGAGACACAGGAGGCCCCTTCCCAAGTCCCACATTTTAATGCCTGGCTCTCGCTGTAAAGGTCTCTCCTTTTCAGAGGCACCGCTGTCAAGATCCAAACCCCTTCCCGGTGCCCTCCCAAGGATCCCTTCCTTGCTCGCAGATGGCACAGAGTGGTCTTCTCTCTCCCCCTGGTTTACACCATTGGGTAGACGACAACAAAATAACGAAGCTCTGACTCAATCAGGTGTTTGAACCTCCTGTAAATGTCACGCAGGAGCCGATCCTCCTCACTGGTCTCTTGTTGGGCTGTGAATATCCTGACCTGTGGGCACGAATGACAGTCGTGTCTCTCGGGTACACGGAGCTGGCCCAGCCCGTGACAACTCGTGACAACAAGAAGCCTCTGTGGCTAATGAGGGATCTAGAGAAGCCAAACGCCTTGGTTTGGAGTAAAATCTCAAGGTGTTACCGTTTTCACTCCAAACGGACTGAAAACATCATCTCCTGCTGAAGAATCTTTGGGAAGTGCAAGGTTCCTTCTACCCCCAGAACTGAGGCACCCCCGGGACCTCGCACGGATCTGGGAGGATCTACAGAATTCAGCATCTGGCCCCCAAAGCAGCATGACAGCATCAAGCATcatctggggaagggaaggatgaaCATTCCCTGCATGACCTTTCTCTGGCCATGGGGACCTCACCTTTCTCTGGGTgttggaagggaggaagggagcggGAGTTTTGAAGCACAAAGTCCTACCTTTAGAGTAGTCAAAGTGCATTTCCTTTCCGCACGGTTTTGGAGCAGCCTCTCCACAAAGGTGACACTTAGAAATGCCCGGACTTCCAGAAACAACAGCCTCTGGCACGATAAGACGAGCTGTAGCAGCTCATCGTCCAGCCGCTCGTGGTCATTGTTTAATTCCAGTGTTAATTGCTTGAAAAAAGAATGAACACTGTTagtgctgctgagcagagccagTGAGGGCAGTGATGAGAATTCAATTAACAAGTTTCCCAGCGTTCCCAGAAGAAGTGACCATCAGGAGATCATTTCTGTAGCTTGACGTGAGCAGGGAATCCTTGTGTTGTGTTGCGACAAGAGAACATGCTACAGTGATCCCCACTCTCCCATGGAGATGGGGGGCCCATGTGCATTAAAGACCATCCTACGAGACAGACAACTTCTATTACCCTTAGAAGATGCGACACCCACAGATCACGCCATGATCTTTTTTGACCAATTGGAAATTATTCCAGACGGGAGAGTAGATCCAAAGACAATTTCTGGAAAGCTTTGCAGATCTCTGGTGTTCATGGGAGGCTGCAGAGCAACAGaacttagaatcatggaatgatcgaggttggaagggacctttcagaccatcaagacccaccatcaacccaacactgacaaacccaccactgaaccatgtccctcagcaccacctctgcccggcgttgaaatccctccagggatggcaactccaccactgccctgggtagcctctgccaaggcttcacaaccctttccagaaagaaattgttcccaatctccatcctaaacctcccctggtgcaacttaaggccgtttcctcttgtcctgtggactgttccttgggagaagagaccaaccccccctggctacaccctcctttcagggagttgtggagagcgagaaggtctccccgcagcctccttttctccaggctgaacacccccagctccctcagaagttctccagacccttctccttgtgctccagacccctcaccagctccgttgcccttctctggacacgctccagtccctcaaggtctttcctgttgtgagggacccaaaactggacccagccctcgaggtctCAGCAACCCTCAGACCATGTGCTTCCCTCAGGCACTCAATGACCTGATGCTCATTTACACGGGTCAGTTGTTGCCTACCTTTGGTGACACATCCTTGGTGACACCAAAGGACTTTGACATGGGCACCACTTGATTTACATCTGCTGTAAGACACTTGTGCGTGGCCAGAAGGGAGCAAAGCCCTCAGTGCAGGCTGTAAGCAAACAAGGGCTGCAGACTCTTGTCCTCAATCACAGATTTCCCTGAAAAAGGGTGGGGTTCAGAAAAGTCTGAACGGGTAAGAGAGTTTTCAGGTGTTGAATGTGAAGGTGTCTAACCAGAATATGCCTAGGGCTGTCTtacaaaaatgaagtttttctgcctgaaaagttcttttttctcACAGCTGGCATTCCAACCACTGGTATTTCATGTTTCTATGAGGGCAACCTGACATCAGTCTGACAGCGAAGACCAGCACAATGGGGATCGCAACTGGACaatgataatcacagaatcatagaatcatagagtggttagagttccAAGCCCCTGACACGGGCAGGGTcatctcccaccagagcaggttgctccaagccccctccaacctggccttgaacccctccagggatggagcagccacagcttctctgggcaacctgggccaggctctcaccaccctcacagcaaagaacttcttccccagatctcatctcaatctcccttctttcagtgccaaacccttccccctcctcctgtggctgatctccctgatgaagagtccctccccatatttCCTGGAccccccctttaggtgctggaaggctgctataatatATATATTGACCAATAATATATATAGTGACCTGAACCAGACTGTAGTGGGACACTGGAATGGCCATTTATGGAAACTACCCTCGTGAGGTAACAATGAAGGCCTGTTGGATCACTCTCTTGGCTTTGTGACGCTGCAGTGAGATGTCACCGCTGGTTGCCATACCTGCAGGACATGCCAGTAGGCTGGGAGGAGGTTGGTGACGGTGGGTCTCATTGTCACGTCTGGGTCACTGAAGTTGTAGCTCCGTAGACTGATGCTGCTGACGGGGATCTCCACCAGCAGGATCCGGGCGAGGTGATCGTGCTTCATGATTCTTTCAAAGAAGAAGTTCACCCTCAGTCTGGGGGCTCTCTTGGCCAAGTTTGCCCATGACATGCCCCAAACCACTTGCTCGTGAGGGTCTTGGGAGTGACATTTGATGTTCAAGGTGCGCAGGGAGTGAGCGCTGTGCTCCCGCAGGACGTCCAGCAGTTCGTCAGAGATGCAGTTATAATTGAAGGTCAGGACGACCAGGCTGTGGATCTTGGACATGGTTTGGTGGAACAAGGCGCTGCTGTAGACAGGAAGGTGGAGACCAAAGAAATCTTCCATATTGATTTCAGATAGAGAGCTTTCATTTGTAGAGCAGCTGAGAGAATTCAGAAGCTCACAGCCTTCTTCCAAGGTTACTCTGGCTCCTTTCAAGTTGAGATAATCAAGACGTTTGCTCATCCTTTTGAGGAAGGTCCATAAGTTCTTGAGAAACTGAGCCCTCACCACATTTTTCCACATCAAGCGGTCTAATCCCAGGTACTCAATGCTCAGGGACATTAGGCGATGGTTATGCCTACTGAGGTGTGAAAAAAGACCTCTCATTGTCACTTGAAATTTTCGGGTGAAGGCCTTGCTGTAAGGATTCCGTAACTTGATCTCAAGGTGCTCCAGATACTGGCCAAATTTCCTGACATACCACAGAGCGCTTTGCAACTCCAACGTGTCCTCCCTTGAGGGTCGGCCGTAGAACGTGATGGTTCTGCTTCTCCAGAGGGACCCCGAGTGCATGGCCCAGTTCCATTTTCTACAGACCCGGGTGGCATGAGATCTGTCCCTGTCGTCTGACCAGTGGAAGATGCGCCTCAGACAGACATCAGGGAGGTGAGCCCAGGGGCTCTGCTCAGGTTCGCTCTCGTCTTCCATTGGGAGGatactttttcccttctctttggggTGTTGAGCCAAACCTAGAGGAAGCAAGCTGTGGGTCATTGTGCTGCAGTgggcagagaggaggctggtgggTCAGAAGGCCAAGTGGGTGCTGATAAAACATGGAAGTCAACCACCACAATGGCAGAAGTTACCAGTTCCACTCTCAAGGTTGGGTTGGGTAAGGATTCAGCTCCCTGCGCTCTCCCCCAGCTCTCATGGTCTCCCTCCCAACCTCGGGATTTGTGTTCTCCGCCTCTGACCCCTCCATTCCACAAAGTCCAGCCGTTGCCATGGAGCAAAGAGGTACCGTTTGTGATGTCACCACAGCTGGAGGTGGGCGAGGGCAAAGAGGGAACACAACCCACTTGGGTCAAGTCGTTTGGGCCAAGGTGAAGACCCTGAGAATGCATAGCAGGTATGTTTGGTGGCCCCTGTGGCAGGAAAAAATAGTGGCCACAGCCTAAAAGCCAGGTGCCGGCCGTGTGACTTGTCTtggggggagtgagagagcgtcCGCCTCGTTCcttgttgctggctggggttaaaccacagtaGTCCTTGAACCAATACTCTGTTGGTTGAGAGTTGCCTCTTAGACTTGATATTCCAAAGTGACATATtggctcctgtgtccactagaaaTGGTATTTTTCCCACAATTTTCTATTTCTCCCACAATTTGATCCTTATGATCCAGTTTAACACTCCAACACTCAAGATACATCTGAGTCTCCCTCCTCCCATCATTGCTGTTCGGAAACATTCATCCAGTTCCTCCCAAATCTGGGTCCCTGTGGTCTCTTGGCTTCGTGGTACGTTCCCgtctccaggcctggggacctgggtgggctggagaaaggggccagcaggaacctcctgAAGGTCaacaagtgccaagtcctgcccctggggaggaacaagcgCCAGCACCAGCACAGGTGGGgaccacccagctggaaagcagctgggcagagaagggCCTGGTGGGCACCACCGTTGACCATGAGCCAAGGTGACCAAAGGTgtactgggctgcatcaggaggagCAAGGCCAGCAGGCGGAGGGAGGGGATCCTcaactgggagggctgggactgctcatcctggagaagaaagggcTCAGGAGATCTCCGTGTCCATCAATACCTGCAGGATGGGTTCCCATGGACAGAGCTGGGCTCTTCCCAGTGGCGCCAGGACCAGAAGCCATGGGCAAGATGACACAAGAGGGGAGGTTGGGGCATGGGGCACCTCAGTCTGACCCAGTTTCCATCCTCCTCCAGCCAGGTGTGCTGCCCAGAGGTGGCCTCTGATCTTGGGCCCCTGAGCGTCACAGGGTGGCTACAAGACGAtgctgaggctgtttcttctctcAGTGCCCAGGGAAACTTCACTCCCTTGCATAGCAACATggactcatagaatcatggaatggtttgtgtgggaaggaaccttgaagaccatccagtcacacccccggccctgggcagagacacctcccaccagaccaggttgctccaagccccctacaacctggccttgaacccctccagggatagagcagccacagcttctcggggcaacctgggccaggctctcaccaccctcacagcaaagaacttcttccccacatctcatctccatctcccctctttcagtgtcaaacccttccccctcctcctatggctcctctccctcatccagagtccctccccagcttttctggagtcCCTTtaggctctgcagaggaggagagagaagagaccccgctgcacccCAGACCCCAGGGGGACctgcgggcagcaccccctcctcagCCGACAGGCAGGGCTGCCTGGTGCGGGCAGTGGCTGGGatggggtgagggtctggggggctCCCCCACACTCATTGCAAGTCCAGGGTAAGCCTGGACttcttccaccaccaccccctgttCTGGGGAGCgagatggggctggggatgctcctgctgctgctgggacctggctgtgctgggagacCTCCTGGGACCCCCTGAAGAGGAGCCAGCGCAGGGATGGGACCTCCCTGGGACCCCCCTCCCCACTGTCCTGCACTTTCCATGCTCTCTGGCCCCTTTCCCTTCCACCTCAGCCCCTGGGGTTGCCCTGGTGGGGCTCCCCTCTCTGCCTGGGGCTCCCCGTGGGGAGGGGGTCTCTTTCCCCtcgccatgtcccccccccggccaggTTCCTGCCCTCAGCCGGGGGTGACGCTGCTGGTCCCCTTGCACTCCCCGTACTACGACCATCCCTCCTGCCAGCTTCTGTGCCCCATCCCAGCCAGCCTGAGGACCCTCCGTGTCCCCCACACCCCGTCCCAACCCCCCCATCAcctgtgggtgtcccccccactGTGTTTGGgggctgtccccctccctgccagcTGATGGGACCTCTTGCCCCGGGGGGACCCCACTCCTGATGGGCATGAGCAGCCTGAGGACCCTCTGCGTCCCCCacatcccttcccagcccccccatCACCCGTGGGTGTCCCCCTCACTGTgttatcaatagaaaaaggaagattagggaaaatgtaggcccactgatgaatgaggtgggcaccctagtggtggaagacatggagaaggcggagttactgaatgctgcctttgcttcagtcttcactgctaaagctgtccctcatgaatcccagaccctggagacaagggggaaggtctggagagaggaagattttccctctgtagaggaggacagggttagagaccacttggccaaactggacatccataagtccatgggccctgatgggatgcacctgcaagTGTTGAGGGAATTGGCAGATATTATtcctgggccactctccatcatctttgaaaggtcatggaaaacaggagaggtgcccTAGGACTGGAGGAAGgtcaatatcactccagtcttcaaaaagggcgagaaggaggacccagggaactacaggccagttagtctcacctctgtccctgggaaaataatggagcgactcgttctggatgtcatctccaaacacattgaagaacagaaagttataaagcaggtatgtttattgcagcactgggtgcaagggggatttctccaccaaacttgcaccccggtttgtgaagcaagcgtccatttatggtgaaaagcatacatattcattaaggtgggcaggttattataattaaaggcgttactattctaattatttctaagaactcattatcaaaaatctcctcccctgtcctgaccagatggacacctttcccagacagttaggttcctcctcagcacctccttagcatgcagctgctcccgctatcttatacacaaggccatttctttatcttggaatgctggggctccgagcttttgttctttcccaggctgtattacatccgcactaacaacctgtactgcactaacaacctgtaaccgttcgttttctgaatcatggccaagagggccaatgggatcctgggctgcatagggaagagtgtggccaggaggtggagggaggtcattctccccctctgctctgcactggtgaggccacaactggaatactgcgtccagttctgggctccccagttccagagagacagggaactactggagagagtccagcgtagggcaactaagatgattaagggattggagcatctcccttatgaagaaaggctgagagagctgggactctttagcctggagaagagaaggctgaggggagaccttatcaatgcttataagtatctcaagggtgggctgaaggaggatggagctggactcttttcagtggttgccagtgagaggacgaggggcaatgggcacaagctggaacatgggaagttccattcaaatatgaggaaaaacttctttccagtgagggtgccagagccctggaacaggctgcccagggaggtcatggagtcctcttctctggaggtcttcaagacccgcctggatgc includes these proteins:
- the LOC141470889 gene encoding F-box only protein 39-like codes for the protein MEDESEPEQSPWAHLPDVCLRRIFHWSDDRDRSHATRVCRKWNWAMHSGSLWRSRTITFYGRPSREDTLELQSALWYVRKFGQYLEHLEIKLRNPYSKAFTRKFQVTMRGLFSHLSRHNHRLMSLSIEYLGLDRLMWKNVVRAQFLKNLWTFLKRMSKRLDYLNLKGARVTLEEGCELLNSLSCSTNESSLSEINMEDFFGLHLPVYSSALFHQTMSKIHSLVVLTFNYNCISDELLDVLREHSAHSLRTLNIKCHSQDPHEQVVWGMSWANLAKRAPRLRVNFFFERIMKHDHLARILLVEIPVSSISLRSYNFSDPDVTMRPTVTNLLPAYWHVLQQLTLELNNDHERLDDELLQLVLSCQRLLFLEVRAFLSVTFVERLLQNRAERKCTLTTLKVRIFTAQQETSEEDRLLRDIYRRFKHLIESELRYFVVVYPMV